A single window of Cydia fagiglandana chromosome 25, ilCydFagi1.1, whole genome shotgun sequence DNA harbors:
- the LOC134677157 gene encoding glucose-6-phosphatase 3, which translates to MLCQIKSSRGFTMDQIYALEVTLIQFVQDWFRDWAGYLQWVNNVSDPRMLLEFLFPLISIVDSVFAAQMLLVLSFGGWFNTVMKWWLLEDRPYWWVHETSFYTSHRPRIRQTRQTCETGPGSPSGHSTAGAATLVLLLMFTSHFMRDRKCYVRYWKYVMYPLCGAAMASIVLARVYVGAHFPHQCLFGALIGAFLAPALCLYVSDPYIWRYGPERCGVVWHVAAAVIAAAIAGVTYGGLKICGIDPQWTVKLAFRWCQEPSEIHVTTTPLFSLVQGTAAMLGWALSVTPAVAEYRHYTPHRSLVIASFTTAVIMYGFQQLSAQVDKNNVYRFYTSHFVLNVVKPALLLRLTPALAMLPYTKEKID; encoded by the exons GTTCCGCGACTGGGCCGGGTACCTACAATGGGTGAATAACGTCTCGGACCCGCGCATGTTACTGGAGTTCCTGTTTCCACTCATCTCCATTGTGGACTCGGTGTTCGCTGCTCAGATGCTGCTGGTCCTCAGCTTCGGGGGCTGGTTCAACACTGTCATGAAATG GTGGTTACTAGAAGACCGTCCATACTGGTGGGTGCATGAGACCTCCTTCTACACCTCGCACCGACCGCGGATCAGACAGACGCGACAGACTTGTGAAACGGGCCCCGGGTCGCCCTCCGGACACAGCACTGCCGGCGCCGCGACGTTGGTGTTGCTACTCATGTTCACATCTCACTTCATGCGGGATCG TAAATGCTACGTGCGCTACTGGAAGTACGTGATGTATCCACTGTGTGGCGCCGCGATGGCGTCTATCGTGCTAGCCAGGGTGTATGTTGGGGCTCATTTCCCCCACCAATGCCTGTTCGGCGCCTTGATTG gCGCCTTCTTGGCACCAGCGCTGTGCCTCTACGTGTCGGACCCGTACATCTGGCGGTACGGCCCGGAGCGGTGCGGGGTGGTGTGGCACGTGGCCGCCGCGGTTATAGCGGCCGCTATAGCAGGAGTTACATACGGCGGGCTCAAGATATGTGGGATAGATCCGCAGTGGACTGTCAAATTG GCTTTCCGTTGGTGTCAGGAACCTTCGGAGATCCACGTGACCACGACACCTCTGTTCTCGCTGGTACAGGGCACCGCCGCCATGTTGGGCTGGGCTCTTAGTGTCACCCCTGCAGTGGCTGA ATACCGTCATTATACGCCGCACCGCTCGCTGGTTATAGCATCGTTCACAACCGCTGTCATTATGTACGGTTTCCAACAATTATCAGCACAAGTCGACAAGAACAATGTTTACAG GTTCTACACAAGTCACTTTGTACTGAACGTAGTGAAACCGGCGCTGCTGCTGCGGCTTACTCCGGCCCTCGCCATGCTGCCTTATACCAAGGAGAAAATTGATTAG